One Candidatus Hydrogenedentota bacterium genomic region harbors:
- the murA gene encoding UDP-N-acetylglucosamine 1-carboxyvinyltransferase — protein sequence MDKILIRGGRPLHGTVYVRGAKNAALPLMAAALLSEEPCLLHNVPCLHDIFTMDKILSGMGMRIDFTGRSMNLDASVVGTQEAPYDLVRKMRASFFVLGPLLGRFGKARVSLPGGCAIGTRPVDIHLAGLEALGASITIEEGYVVAQGRLKGADFALDYPSVGATENLLMAACRAQGVTRLSNVAREPEIVDLAAFLNNMGARISGAGTDLITIVGVDALAGTEHAVIPDRIETGTFLLAGVATHGDVTVQNACADHLASFLKKLRETGAEVEILGERIRARATNGFKSTDITTQPFPGFPTDLQAQTMAMLCVAEGVSVIRETVFENRFMQVAELARMGADIDLDGNAAIVRGVKSLSGAPVMASDLRASAALVIAGLVAEKGETAVARVYHIDRGYERIEERLSALGADIQRVR from the coding sequence ATGGACAAGATCTTGATTCGGGGCGGCCGCCCGCTTCACGGCACCGTGTATGTGCGCGGCGCGAAAAACGCGGCGCTGCCGCTAATGGCGGCGGCACTGCTTTCCGAGGAACCGTGCCTCCTCCATAACGTCCCCTGCCTTCATGACATTTTCACCATGGACAAGATTCTGTCAGGCATGGGCATGCGGATTGATTTCACGGGCCGCTCGATGAACCTGGATGCCTCTGTGGTGGGGACCCAGGAGGCGCCGTATGACCTCGTGCGGAAGATGCGGGCTTCGTTCTTCGTGCTGGGACCTCTGTTGGGCCGCTTCGGGAAGGCGCGGGTATCGCTGCCGGGCGGATGTGCAATCGGGACACGGCCCGTCGATATCCATCTCGCCGGCCTCGAGGCTCTCGGGGCCTCCATAACGATCGAAGAAGGCTATGTCGTCGCGCAAGGACGCTTGAAAGGAGCCGACTTCGCGCTGGACTACCCGAGCGTCGGAGCCACCGAAAACCTTCTCATGGCCGCTTGCCGCGCCCAAGGCGTGACCAGGCTCAGCAACGTCGCGCGCGAACCTGAAATTGTGGATTTGGCGGCGTTTCTCAATAACATGGGGGCACGGATCTCCGGTGCGGGCACCGACCTTATCACTATAGTGGGCGTGGACGCCCTGGCGGGAACGGAGCACGCGGTCATCCCGGACCGGATCGAAACAGGGACGTTCCTCCTGGCGGGAGTCGCCACCCACGGCGACGTGACGGTGCAGAATGCCTGCGCGGACCATCTCGCGAGTTTCCTCAAGAAACTGCGTGAGACCGGCGCGGAGGTCGAGATCCTCGGCGAACGCATCCGCGCCCGGGCGACCAACGGGTTCAAGAGCACCGACATCACAACCCAGCCATTCCCCGGCTTTCCCACCGACTTGCAGGCGCAGACGATGGCCATGCTGTGCGTGGCCGAAGGCGTAAGCGTCATCCGAGAGACGGTGTTCGAGAATCGTTTCATGCAGGTAGCCGAACTCGCCCGCATGGGTGCGGACATCGATCTCGACGGCAACGCGGCGATCGTGCGCGGCGTGAAAAGCTTGAGCGGAGCGCCGGTGATGGCGTCGGACTTGCGCGCAAGCGCCGCCTTGGTCATTGCCGGCCTGGTCGCGGAGAAAGGGGAAACCGCCGTCGCGCGCGTGTATCATATCGACCGGGGCTATGAGCGTATCGAGGAACGTCTGAGCGCACTCGGGGCGGACATCCAGCGCGTGCGGTAG
- a CDS encoding M48 family metallopeptidase gives MRKTLLMLVPCAFLAAGCMTLEGEPFNINILSTPQEIELGNELSTEIEKQEKVSTDAELQAYVSEIGARVASVATRQDVTYNFTVIDNPDTVNAFALPGGHMYVYTGLMKICENEAELASVMAHEVAHVAAHHHGEALTKQYGYSLLTQLLLGEDPGTLAKIASGVFGQGVLSYYSRENEREADALGMEFLYRAGYQPAAMVSFMEKLMAEEQRAGGGNPLPIFASHPPTQERHVRLQTLLQRYPLAEQQDSPLYVERYNQKALARLK, from the coding sequence ATGCGTAAGACTCTTCTCATGCTTGTGCCGTGCGCCTTCCTCGCGGCAGGCTGCATGACCCTTGAAGGGGAACCTTTTAACATAAACATTCTGTCCACCCCGCAGGAGATCGAACTCGGCAACGAACTCTCCACCGAAATCGAGAAACAGGAAAAGGTCTCCACGGACGCGGAACTGCAGGCCTACGTCTCGGAAATTGGCGCACGGGTAGCAAGCGTGGCTACGCGCCAGGATGTAACGTACAACTTCACGGTGATTGACAATCCCGACACGGTAAACGCCTTCGCGTTGCCGGGGGGACACATGTACGTATATACGGGCTTGATGAAGATTTGCGAAAACGAGGCGGAGCTTGCCAGCGTGATGGCCCACGAGGTCGCCCATGTCGCCGCCCACCACCACGGCGAAGCACTGACAAAGCAATACGGGTATAGCCTGTTGACGCAACTTCTGCTCGGCGAAGACCCCGGTACGCTGGCCAAGATCGCGTCCGGCGTTTTTGGACAAGGCGTTCTCAGCTACTACAGCCGTGAGAACGAGCGGGAAGCAGACGCGCTCGGCATGGAATTCCTGTATCGCGCGGGCTATCAGCCGGCAGCCATGGTCTCGTTCATGGAGAAACTGATGGCCGAGGAACAGCGTGCCGGCGGCGGCAACCCTCTTCCCATCTTTGCCTCCCACCCCCCAACCCAGGAGCGGCACGTGCGGCTGCAAACGCTCCTGCAGAGGTACCCCCTGGCCGAGCAGCAGGATAGTCCCCTCTACGTGGAGCGGTACAATCAGAAGGCCCTCGCACGCTTGAAGTAG
- a CDS encoding efflux RND transporter permease subunit, whose product MKSDLTGIALQKPITATMILITVLGLGVIAWTKIPLEFIHRMDFPMMSCSIPYPNSTPEQVEAEIAIPAEGEFRTVSNLKRIASTSDSEGCNIRLLFESDTQMSLATAEVRDRMERLRLKLPSGVDDMYLFRFSSQSLPILLIGLGRAKNDEELAHRVRTVLQPRLLRVNGVAEVQVFTKPEQEVLIEFDQEALRAHRMALYEVVAHLQRSSLNLAVGEMKEGPTKYYVRALGEFTHPDEIADVMINPEGLRVKDVANVGFEAREFQREFTIDGKGGAFLMIRKEAEANAIATCKRVHEALEKARTEPDFKDLDVYVFFDQGELIRQSLNNLIKAGKSGGLLAVVVLFLFLLRIRPTLVVALAIPSSVVVGLVVMYFIGMTLNIVTMCSLIIALGMLVDNAIVVIENIYRYRQLGLGAVESARRGASEVGMAITASTLTTIVVFVSLLFMESGEMGQHMRQFSLPITVSLVASLVIALTIIPLAASHMNELSNLSEHPLLHRIIALAERLFGKWFIRLVRRVARLHPLKSTINGYVAALHWVMRWRLASVLLILAFGALTFAIPFRYVGMQGMPEIDTREVRIDVEFDQNFDMEMAKGVMDQLLASINQQRDELGVENVFVNYGPEGGEISCFLYDADQYPGGKEPPYTTEQVLDILWQRFSSPETGTRLPGTELGFSIAQSEGATRMVRVRMRGDNAAILAEKAKHFSTLMAMIPNVSEVQTDAEIDRQEMQISIDETLAKRFGINPLIVARTVDFALRGTRLPYMKREGREIAVWAQFREEDRKRKTSLDNVALLTVSGELVPLNRIVRFEKAHSPKQIQRINAKNVTTITANVSGENLAEIKKNLEELVGRFPLPRGYSIELGDELVELAQDRANFITGIMLAIVMIYIVMGALFESFVLPLSILTTIPVAFLGVWWTMFLTRTSMDTIAYIGMFLMVGVIVNNGIVIVDHINQMRGQGTERMQAILQGGRDRFRPVMMTALTTILGCVPLAMGGSMGSEVAFHSLGKALIGGLTMGTFLTLFVVPLFYSLIDDFRYWFMSYFASLVAMGARDKRAMRSTNLGVAK is encoded by the coding sequence ATGAAGTCCGACCTGACCGGCATAGCTCTCCAGAAGCCGATTACGGCAACGATGATCCTGATTACGGTGCTTGGTCTCGGCGTGATTGCATGGACGAAGATCCCGCTTGAATTCATCCATCGGATGGACTTCCCCATGATGAGCTGCAGCATTCCCTACCCCAACTCGACGCCGGAACAGGTCGAGGCGGAGATCGCCATTCCCGCGGAAGGAGAATTCCGCACGGTCTCAAACCTTAAACGCATCGCCAGCACGTCGGACAGCGAAGGATGCAATATCCGTCTGTTGTTCGAATCGGACACCCAGATGTCGCTGGCAACAGCGGAGGTGCGGGACCGCATGGAGCGCCTTCGCCTCAAGCTCCCCTCCGGCGTCGATGACATGTATCTGTTCCGCTTCAGCTCTCAATCCCTGCCTATCCTGCTGATAGGGTTGGGAAGGGCGAAGAACGATGAAGAGTTGGCTCACCGCGTTCGGACAGTCCTCCAGCCGCGGCTTCTTCGCGTGAACGGCGTCGCCGAAGTGCAGGTGTTCACCAAACCCGAGCAGGAAGTACTGATCGAATTCGACCAAGAGGCGCTTCGGGCGCACCGGATGGCCCTATACGAGGTCGTAGCCCATCTTCAACGAAGCAGCCTGAATCTCGCGGTCGGCGAAATGAAAGAAGGGCCGACGAAGTATTACGTGAGAGCGTTGGGAGAATTCACACATCCGGACGAAATCGCGGATGTGATGATCAACCCGGAAGGGCTGCGCGTCAAAGACGTGGCGAATGTGGGATTCGAGGCGCGGGAGTTCCAGCGAGAGTTCACGATCGATGGCAAGGGCGGGGCGTTCCTGATGATTCGCAAGGAAGCCGAGGCAAATGCCATCGCGACATGCAAGCGCGTGCATGAAGCCCTCGAAAAAGCACGAACGGAACCGGATTTCAAAGATCTGGACGTTTACGTGTTCTTCGACCAAGGAGAACTCATCCGGCAATCCTTGAACAACCTTATCAAGGCCGGGAAATCGGGCGGTCTTTTAGCGGTTGTCGTGCTGTTTTTGTTTCTTCTGCGCATCCGTCCCACGCTGGTCGTGGCACTGGCTATCCCCTCGTCAGTAGTGGTGGGTCTGGTGGTCATGTACTTCATCGGGATGACGCTGAACATCGTAACCATGTGCTCGCTGATCATCGCCCTGGGGATGCTGGTAGACAACGCGATCGTGGTGATCGAGAACATTTACCGGTATCGGCAGTTGGGACTGGGGGCGGTTGAGAGTGCGCGGCGCGGAGCATCGGAGGTGGGGATGGCTATTACGGCGTCCACGCTGACCACCATCGTCGTCTTTGTGTCGCTCCTGTTCATGGAAAGCGGCGAGATGGGACAGCACATGCGCCAGTTCTCATTGCCCATCACGGTGTCGCTTGTGGCAAGTCTCGTGATTGCCTTGACGATAATACCGCTGGCGGCCAGCCATATGAACGAGCTGTCGAATCTGTCGGAACATCCCCTTCTCCACCGGATTATTGCGCTGGCCGAACGCCTTTTCGGGAAGTGGTTCATCCGGCTGGTTCGACGCGTGGCACGGTTGCACCCCCTGAAAAGCACAATCAACGGCTATGTCGCCGCCCTTCACTGGGTGATGCGCTGGCGCCTGGCGTCGGTATTGTTGATACTGGCTTTCGGCGCCCTAACCTTCGCGATTCCGTTCAGGTACGTGGGCATGCAGGGCATGCCCGAGATTGACACGCGCGAGGTGCGTATTGACGTAGAGTTCGATCAGAACTTCGACATGGAAATGGCCAAAGGAGTCATGGACCAGCTGCTCGCATCCATCAACCAGCAGCGCGATGAGCTGGGCGTCGAAAACGTGTTCGTGAATTACGGCCCCGAAGGCGGCGAGATAAGCTGTTTTCTCTACGACGCAGACCAATACCCGGGCGGCAAGGAACCCCCTTATACCACGGAACAGGTCCTGGACATTCTGTGGCAACGGTTCTCGTCGCCGGAAACCGGCACCCGTTTACCCGGAACCGAATTGGGATTCTCGATTGCGCAGTCCGAGGGGGCTACGCGCATGGTCAGGGTCCGCATGCGGGGCGACAACGCCGCAATCCTGGCCGAGAAGGCAAAGCATTTCAGCACCCTTATGGCGATGATCCCCAACGTGAGTGAAGTGCAGACCGATGCGGAGATCGACCGCCAGGAAATGCAGATAAGCATCGATGAGACGCTGGCAAAACGATTTGGCATCAATCCGCTGATTGTGGCGCGAACCGTGGACTTTGCGCTCCGGGGCACGCGGCTGCCGTACATGAAACGCGAGGGGCGCGAGATCGCCGTCTGGGCACAGTTCCGCGAGGAAGATCGGAAACGAAAGACCAGCCTCGACAACGTCGCCCTGCTGACGGTCAGCGGCGAACTCGTGCCGCTCAACCGGATCGTGCGGTTCGAGAAGGCGCACAGCCCCAAACAGATTCAGCGCATCAATGCGAAGAACGTCACTACGATTACCGCCAACGTGAGCGGGGAAAACCTGGCCGAGATCAAAAAGAACCTGGAGGAGCTGGTGGGGAGGTTTCCGTTGCCTCGCGGATATTCGATCGAACTGGGCGACGAGCTGGTCGAGCTGGCGCAGGACCGGGCAAATTTTATCACCGGGATTATGCTCGCAATCGTCATGATCTACATTGTCATGGGGGCGTTGTTCGAATCGTTTGTTCTGCCCCTGTCAATATTGACTACGATACCGGTGGCCTTTCTCGGGGTATGGTGGACGATGTTCCTCACCCGGACCTCGATGGACACGATAGCCTATATCGGCATGTTCCTGATGGTCGGCGTAATTGTAAACAACGGCATTGTGATCGTTGATCATATCAACCAGATGCGCGGGCAAGGAACCGAACGAATGCAAGCGATCCTTCAGGGAGGACGGGATCGGTTTCGTCCGGTCATGATGACCGCGCTGACTACCATACTTGGATGCGTGCCGCTGGCCATGGGCGGCAGCATGGGGAGTGAAGTGGCCTTCCACAGCCTTGGCAAAGCCCTCATCGGCGGACTGACCATGGGCACGTTCCTGACCCTCTTTGTGGTTCCATTGTTTTACTCGCTGATCGATGATTTTCGTTATTGGTTCATGAGTTATTTCGCCAGTCTGGTCGCCATGGGAGCGCGCGACAAACGGGCTATGCGCTCCACAAATCTCGGCGTCGCGAAATAG
- the hisD gene encoding histidinol dehydrogenase — MRTVTITNESELEKVIRAIERGEEASAGGEEHLAQQLDSTRAIVEEVRARGDEAVAEFTRRFDNVTLAPSEFEVSPEEIGAAFDEVDRDLVGALERALDNIRAFHSRELRQSWEVTSKDGTVLGRRITPLERVGVYVPGATAFYPSSVLMNIVPASVAGVNEIIMVSPPSYNGTIHPLVLAAARIAGATRVFRVGGAQSIAALAYGTRMVPAVPKITGPGNIYVTLAKRLVSSVCAIDMEAGPSEVVVLADAKANPREVAAEMLAQAEHNPDSVAILVTPSADLPPKVAAVVEEELELLSRAATIRASLDAFGLAYVVPDLQGAIRLTNVLAPEHLSIQAEEPVAVFERIENAGAVMLGGGTPVAVTDYYAGPNHILPTGRRARFSSPLSAEDFRKVTNYVSYSKTRLQKDAEDIIKLATAEGLTAHARAVEIRK, encoded by the coding sequence ATGCGAACCGTAACGATTACGAACGAGAGCGAGCTGGAAAAAGTCATCCGGGCGATCGAGCGGGGCGAGGAAGCGTCCGCGGGGGGAGAAGAACATCTCGCCCAACAACTCGATTCCACGCGGGCGATTGTTGAGGAAGTCCGCGCGCGGGGTGATGAGGCCGTTGCGGAATTCACCAGGAGATTCGACAACGTGACCCTGGCCCCCTCGGAATTCGAAGTTTCGCCTGAGGAGATCGGCGCGGCTTTCGACGAAGTTGACCGTGACCTGGTGGGCGCGTTGGAACGCGCTCTCGACAATATACGGGCATTTCATTCGCGGGAATTGCGCCAGTCGTGGGAAGTGACCTCCAAGGACGGAACGGTCTTGGGCCGCCGCATCACGCCCTTGGAGCGTGTGGGGGTCTATGTGCCGGGCGCGACGGCGTTTTACCCTTCGTCGGTACTGATGAATATTGTGCCGGCATCGGTGGCCGGGGTTAATGAGATCATCATGGTCTCTCCCCCATCTTACAATGGGACGATCCATCCGCTGGTGCTCGCCGCGGCAAGAATCGCCGGCGCGACCCGCGTGTTCCGAGTCGGCGGCGCGCAGTCCATTGCGGCGCTGGCATACGGCACCCGCATGGTTCCCGCGGTGCCCAAAATCACCGGGCCGGGGAACATCTACGTGACCCTGGCAAAGCGGCTCGTGTCGTCGGTATGTGCAATCGACATGGAAGCGGGCCCTTCCGAAGTTGTGGTGCTGGCCGATGCGAAGGCGAACCCCAGAGAGGTTGCCGCGGAGATGCTCGCCCAAGCGGAACACAACCCCGACTCGGTGGCGATCCTGGTTACGCCGTCCGCGGATCTGCCGCCAAAGGTCGCTGCGGTTGTCGAGGAAGAGCTGGAGCTCCTGTCGCGGGCGGCGACGATTCGCGCCTCGCTCGATGCGTTCGGCCTGGCCTATGTGGTGCCCGATCTGCAGGGCGCCATCCGCCTGACCAACGTGCTGGCCCCGGAACACTTGTCGATCCAAGCCGAGGAACCGGTTGCGGTCTTCGAGAGAATTGAAAACGCGGGCGCCGTGATGTTAGGAGGCGGGACACCCGTGGCCGTGACCGATTACTACGCCGGTCCTAACCACATTCTGCCGACTGGCAGGCGGGCACGGTTTTCTTCGCCGTTGTCGGCGGAGGATTTCCGCAAAGTCACCAACTACGTCTCCTATTCGAAGACGCGGCTGCAAAAGGACGCCGAAGACATCATAAAGCTGGCAACGGCGGAGGGCCTGACAGCTCACGCCCGCGCCGTGGAGATCAGAAAGTGA
- the hisC gene encoding histidinol-phosphate transaminase produces MKHARALLKDVEGYVPGEQPKDPNIIKLNTNENPYPPSPMALEALKAIAADALRKYPDPLATALRAKWAEIQHYSGAEWVVAGNGMDELLAMAVRTFADPGDTILTTYPTYTLYETLAKLHGARVEAIELDDAYQLPESFFGCRGRMCFLPRPNAPTGVCVPREDVERLCAEFNGLVVIDEAYVDFADDNCMDFPARHENAIVMRTFSKSFSLAGLRLGLAVANPAIIEEFLKTKDSYNLNAVTQAVGLAALNDCEHMKRNASRVAATRKRATGALQELGFEVTPSQSNFVLARWDKKPGARTIFEKLRNHKIFVRYFDAPRLRDALRITIGTDGEMDALITALRHIVK; encoded by the coding sequence GTGAAGCACGCGCGCGCATTGCTTAAAGACGTCGAGGGATACGTTCCAGGCGAACAGCCCAAAGATCCCAACATTATCAAACTGAACACCAACGAGAACCCCTATCCCCCCTCCCCCATGGCGCTCGAAGCGTTGAAGGCGATAGCAGCCGACGCCCTGCGGAAGTATCCTGACCCGCTGGCAACTGCTCTCCGCGCCAAATGGGCGGAGATTCAGCATTACTCAGGAGCCGAGTGGGTGGTGGCGGGCAACGGCATGGATGAATTGCTGGCCATGGCGGTCCGCACCTTCGCGGACCCCGGGGACACCATACTAACCACCTACCCGACCTATACGCTCTACGAAACCCTGGCCAAACTGCACGGCGCGCGGGTGGAGGCGATAGAACTGGACGACGCGTATCAACTGCCGGAATCGTTCTTCGGGTGCAGGGGGCGCATGTGCTTCCTGCCAAGGCCGAACGCTCCAACGGGCGTGTGCGTGCCGCGGGAGGACGTCGAACGGCTCTGCGCCGAATTCAACGGGCTCGTTGTGATCGACGAGGCGTACGTGGATTTTGCAGACGACAATTGCATGGACTTTCCGGCGCGCCACGAAAACGCCATTGTGATGCGGACATTCTCTAAGTCATTCAGCCTGGCGGGATTGCGCCTCGGACTGGCAGTCGCGAATCCCGCGATTATCGAGGAGTTTCTGAAAACCAAGGATTCCTACAACCTCAACGCAGTGACACAAGCCGTAGGGCTTGCTGCCCTGAACGACTGTGAACACATGAAGCGGAACGCTTCGCGCGTGGCGGCAACTCGAAAACGCGCCACCGGCGCCCTCCAGGAGCTTGGTTTTGAGGTGACGCCGTCTCAATCGAATTTCGTCCTTGCCCGCTGGGACAAAAAGCCCGGCGCCCGAACCATCTTCGAAAAGCTCCGAAATCACAAGATATTTGTCCGCTATTTTGACGCCCCGCGGCTGCGAGATGCCTTGCGCATCACTATCGGCACGGACGGCGAGATGGATGCCCTCATTACGGCGTTGCGCCATATCGTGAAGTAG
- the tpiA gene encoding triose-phosphate isomerase has protein sequence MRKPLVAGNWKMNKLVGESLELVNALKPLVEGIEAADIVVCPVFTALYPVAQALKGSNIQLGAQNCYLKESGAYTGEISPQMLKDAGCTWTIIGHSERRQFFNESDEFLNEKLRFALATGLKVMFCIGETLEEREGGKMNDVLVRQVTNGLMGLSQADFDNTSIAYEPVWAIGTGVTATPEQAEEAHAFVRGLVQDQFGEAVADKVRIQYGGSVKPDNVASLMAKPNVDGSLVGGASLKADVFAEIVKKSL, from the coding sequence GTGAGAAAACCACTTGTCGCGGGCAACTGGAAAATGAACAAGCTGGTAGGCGAATCGCTGGAACTGGTGAACGCGCTGAAACCGCTTGTGGAAGGCATCGAAGCTGCGGACATCGTTGTATGCCCAGTATTCACAGCCCTTTACCCCGTTGCGCAGGCGTTGAAAGGAAGCAACATTCAGCTCGGCGCGCAGAACTGCTATCTGAAAGAAAGCGGCGCGTATACGGGCGAGATTTCGCCGCAGATGCTGAAGGATGCCGGCTGCACCTGGACCATTATCGGTCACAGCGAACGGCGGCAGTTTTTTAACGAATCCGACGAGTTTCTCAACGAAAAGCTGCGTTTCGCGCTGGCAACCGGGTTGAAGGTCATGTTCTGCATTGGCGAGACCCTCGAGGAGCGCGAAGGCGGCAAGATGAACGATGTGCTGGTACGGCAGGTCACCAACGGTCTGATGGGGTTGTCGCAGGCCGATTTCGACAACACCTCCATTGCCTACGAACCGGTGTGGGCCATCGGCACCGGCGTTACCGCCACGCCGGAACAGGCTGAGGAGGCCCATGCATTCGTGCGTGGCCTCGTCCAAGACCAGTTTGGCGAAGCGGTTGCCGACAAGGTACGAATACAATACGGCGGCAGCGTGAAGCCGGACAATGTGGCTTCGTTGATGGCGAAACCGAATGTCGATGGTTCGCTGGTCGGCGGGGCATCGTTAAAAGCGGACGTTTTTGCGGAGATCGTGAAGAAATCCCTGTAG
- the secG gene encoding preprotein translocase subunit SecG: MLGSLFDWLWWVCVILYVPACLGLIFVVLVQKGKGVGFAGAFGLGGGGADTVFGPRMSKSLPVKLTYVMAGMFLLLAMGMSLLSGRISKGQAPELVETETVDMSGYDEGGIGAAPAAAEGEAAGVVPVAPANEGAGAVPSVTVEEAAPEQPAPQTVTVEPPAPVADQSTAETPAGDAGEASPPAANQ, translated from the coding sequence ATGTTAGGTTCACTCTTTGATTGGTTGTGGTGGGTTTGCGTGATTCTGTACGTTCCCGCATGCCTGGGATTGATCTTCGTCGTTCTGGTTCAGAAGGGCAAAGGCGTGGGCTTCGCGGGTGCGTTTGGCCTCGGCGGCGGCGGGGCGGACACGGTGTTCGGGCCCCGCATGAGCAAGAGCCTGCCCGTAAAGCTGACCTACGTCATGGCAGGCATGTTCCTCCTGCTCGCCATGGGAATGTCGCTTCTTTCGGGGCGAATCTCGAAGGGTCAGGCCCCAGAATTGGTCGAAACAGAGACCGTCGACATGAGCGGTTACGACGAGGGTGGTATCGGCGCGGCCCCGGCAGCTGCTGAGGGCGAAGCAGCCGGCGTGGTCCCGGTGGCTCCGGCGAACGAAGGAGCTGGAGCGGTTCCCTCGGTTACCGTCGAGGAAGCGGCGCCCGAGCAGCCCGCGCCACAGACCGTGACCGTGGAACCTCCGGCGCCCGTTGCGGATCAATCTACCGCAGAGACGCCCGCAGGCGACGCCGGGGAGGCATCGCCCCCGGCCGCCAATCAGTAG